A window of Candidatus Methylomirabilota bacterium contains these coding sequences:
- a CDS encoding UvrD-helicase domain-containing protein gives MSAGLERLLEDLNPAQRDAVTAGDGPLLVLAGAGSGKTRVIAYRIAWLIGVQGVSPRNVIAVTFTNKAAEEMARRVDDLLLPVGLKAPLIATFHSACVRILRQHGSFIALPPHFVIYDEDDRLALVKECMKEGELADRAFTPAAAVHRISYLKNQMVTVAEALRDARGPWEQKAALVYSRYEKRLREVGAVDFDDLLLLTGRLLEEVPEVLGWYRGLWRHVLVDEYQDTNRAQYKIIRLLTGEHRNICVVGDPDQSIYAWRGADIRNILDFERDFPGTRVVRLEQNYRSTQRVLTLASAVIAHNVQRKDKSLWTMNPEGQKARLYRAWDEHEEANFVAQAILGLRAEVVSWDGVAVFYRTNAQSRVLEDALRRARIPYAIVGGVRFYERKEIKDVLAYLRLTLNPGDDVAFRRAVQAPARGIGPTTLARLDEVAARAGAPLLAAAADPPLDVRGRARKALEDFAALFPRLAAQQGVLPPPAFIDLVLDLSGYRDALKQERSPEAEARLENLEELVAAAEDYTVAQAEPTLAGFLDGIALMTDVDEWDHSQSRVTLMTLHAAKGLEFPVVFLTGMEEGVFPHARSLNEPEEIEEERRLCYVGITRARERLYLTWALHRRIHGYGVGEPSRFLREMPEAELTALNARPEPGPPASLAEPSASLDDDLPMRVGAKVRHARWGEGMVVGVEKEGSDVIVTVRFASVGRKRLSLQYAHLEEL, from the coding sequence GTGTCTGCCGGACTTGAGCGTCTCCTCGAGGATCTGAACCCCGCCCAACGCGACGCTGTCACCGCCGGGGATGGGCCGCTGCTCGTGCTGGCCGGGGCCGGCAGCGGCAAGACGCGCGTCATCGCCTACCGCATCGCCTGGCTCATCGGCGTGCAGGGCGTGTCGCCCCGCAACGTCATTGCGGTCACCTTCACCAACAAGGCGGCCGAGGAGATGGCGCGCCGGGTGGACGACCTGCTGCTCCCGGTGGGCCTGAAGGCGCCCCTCATCGCCACGTTTCACTCGGCCTGCGTGCGCATCCTGCGCCAGCATGGCTCGTTCATCGCGCTGCCGCCGCACTTCGTGATCTACGACGAGGACGACCGGCTGGCCCTGGTCAAGGAATGCATGAAGGAGGGCGAGCTCGCCGACCGGGCCTTCACGCCGGCCGCCGCCGTGCACCGCATCTCCTATCTCAAGAACCAGATGGTCACCGTGGCCGAAGCCCTTCGCGATGCCCGGGGCCCCTGGGAGCAGAAAGCGGCCCTGGTCTACTCGCGGTACGAAAAGCGCCTGCGCGAGGTCGGCGCGGTCGATTTCGACGACCTCCTGCTGTTGACCGGGCGGCTCCTCGAAGAGGTGCCGGAGGTGCTGGGCTGGTACCGCGGCCTCTGGCGCCACGTGCTGGTCGACGAGTACCAGGATACCAACCGGGCCCAGTACAAGATCATCCGCCTCCTCACCGGCGAGCACCGGAACATCTGCGTCGTGGGAGACCCCGACCAGTCGATCTACGCATGGAGAGGAGCGGACATCCGCAACATCCTGGACTTCGAGCGCGACTTTCCCGGCACGCGGGTCGTCCGCCTCGAGCAGAACTATCGCTCCACCCAGCGCGTCCTGACCCTGGCCTCGGCCGTCATCGCCCACAACGTGCAGCGCAAGGACAAGAGCCTGTGGACGATGAATCCCGAGGGGCAGAAGGCCCGGCTCTACCGGGCGTGGGACGAGCACGAGGAGGCCAACTTCGTGGCCCAGGCCATCCTCGGGCTGCGCGCCGAGGTCGTGTCCTGGGACGGCGTGGCCGTCTTCTACCGGACCAACGCCCAGTCGCGCGTGCTGGAGGACGCCCTGCGCCGGGCCCGGATCCCGTACGCCATCGTGGGCGGCGTGCGGTTCTACGAGCGCAAGGAGATCAAGGACGTCCTGGCGTACCTCCGCCTCACCCTGAACCCCGGCGACGACGTGGCGTTCCGGCGCGCCGTGCAGGCGCCGGCGCGGGGCATCGGGCCGACGACGCTGGCCCGGCTGGACGAGGTGGCGGCGCGCGCGGGTGCCCCGCTGCTGGCCGCGGCGGCCGACCCGCCGCTGGACGTGCGGGGTCGCGCCCGCAAGGCGCTCGAGGACTTCGCCGCGCTGTTCCCGCGCCTGGCTGCCCAGCAGGGGGTGCTGCCGCCGCCGGCCTTCATCGATCTCGTGCTCGACCTGTCCGGGTACCGCGACGCCCTCAAACAAGAGCGCTCGCCCGAGGCCGAGGCGCGGCTGGAAAACCTGGAGGAGCTCGTGGCCGCCGCCGAGGACTACACGGTGGCCCAGGCCGAGCCGACGCTGGCCGGCTTCCTCGACGGCATCGCGCTGATGACCGACGTCGACGAATGGGATCACAGCCAGTCTCGGGTGACGCTCATGACGCTGCATGCCGCCAAGGGGCTCGAATTCCCCGTCGTCTTCCTGACGGGGATGGAAGAGGGCGTCTTCCCCCACGCGCGGTCGCTCAACGAGCCCGAGGAGATCGAGGAGGAGCGCCGCCTCTGCTATGTTGGGATCACGCGGGCCCGGGAGCGGCTCTACCTCACCTGGGCGCTCCACCGGCGGATCCACGGCTATGGCGTCGGCGAGCCGTCGCGCTTCCTGCGGGAGATGCCGGAAGCGGAGCTGACCGCGCTCAACGCGCGGCCCGAGCCCGGCCCGCCGGCCAGCCTGGCCGAGCCCTCGGCCTCGCTGGACGACGACCTGCCCATGCGCGTCGGGGCCAAGGTGAGACACGCGCGCTGGGGCGAGGGCATGGTGGTCGGCGTCGAGAAGGAGGGAAGCGACGTCATCGTCACCGTGCGCTTCGCCAGCGTCGGCCGCAAGCGTTTGTCCCTGCAGTACGCGCACCTGGAGGAGCTATGA
- the gatC gene encoding Asp-tRNA(Asn)/Glu-tRNA(Gln) amidotransferase subunit GatC, with product MTIELKDVEHVARLARLALSEAEKARMATQLTAILDYIEKLRELPIDGVEPTAHAVPLRNVMREDDVRPCFDREAMMANAPERAGEFFRVPRILED from the coding sequence ATGACGATCGAGCTCAAGGACGTGGAGCACGTGGCCCGGCTGGCCCGCCTGGCCCTGTCCGAGGCTGAGAAGGCGCGGATGGCCACCCAGCTGACGGCGATCCTCGACTACATCGAGAAGCTGCGGGAGCTGCCGATCGACGGTGTCGAGCCCACCGCCCACGCGGTCCCGCTGCGCAACGTCATGCGCGAGGACGACGTCCGCCCGTGTTTCGATCGGGAGGCGATGATGGCCAACGCCCCCGAGCGGGCCGGCGAGTTCTTCCGGGTCCCCCGCATCCTGGAGGATTGA